GGTAAGCGTCCTTTCCACACCATACTACCGGCCTTCTTAACAAAAGATGGAAAGCCCACTATGGCGTTTGGAGTGATGGGTGGCAATATGCAACCGCAAGGCCATATTCAAGTAGTCATGCGCTTTGTAGATGAATATCTCAACCCGCAAGCTTGTTCAGATGCGCCACGCTGGCGAATCGATGATTTAGGCAAGCTCACTTTAGAAGCAGGAATGCCAGCGAATATTGTTGAGGGCCTCAAAAATATGGGTCACGAAGTCATGGTGATGCCTGCGAACAGCTTAGATTTTGGTAGTGCCCAGGCCATTGCCAAAATTAGTGATGAAGCTGACTCTGCTTATATTGCTGGTAGTGATCACCGCAGAGATGGATTGGCGGCTGGGTTTTAAGTCAAAAACTAACCGTTAATTTAGTTACCCACCAAACCCAATCTTTGTCATGAATCTTGAGAAATTCATACGGTAGCAAATCATCAGCGCCATCTTTTTCTATGCGCTGAGTGTATTCTCGCCACCCTACTCTGACCTCCTTTTTAGATCGCTGTAGACGAAGTACTTGTTTATTGATCTGGCTAATGTGTTCAATCACATGAGTGAGATCATTTTTCATCAGAGCAGGACTGGGCAGTAAAGAGTTCATTTTGTAAATAACTCTACTTAAAAGTTCATCAATAAATTCCACTGTTTCGCTTGGGGAGATTAAAGCGCTTATCCATGTATTGGGCCACCTGTTTGATAAAATTTGTATATACTATTTTAAGGTGAGTGCATGAAAAATCTGATCATCAGTCCAGCGATTCAAGAAAAGTTGGCACTAAAGCACGGCATAAGCCGTAGCGATGTTGAGCAGTGTTTTCGCAATAGAACCCGCTCATACCTGATAGATAATAGGCTAGATCATCAAACAGAGCCTCCAACCGAATGGTTTATCTCAGAAAATGATCGTGGAGTATTGATTAAGGTCGTTTTCCTATTCGACGATGGAATGATCTATCTAAAAACTGCATTTACACCAAATTCATCAGAAATTCGTATATACAATACAATATCAATACCTTACTAACAGTGTCATATCTGTGGAATTGACGAAATATTAAAGCTTACAAGCGAGGAAAGCGATGATCGCAAAAAAAATGAAGAAGGTAAAGATTCAAAATACTGCTGATTCCTGGGAAAGCGGTGAAGTTGGCAGGGACATCAAGTACGCCAAAGCTGTAGACAAAAAAATTGGCATCCAAATCGATGATGCACTAGGCTTGCAAATGATCTCCATTCGACTTGAAAAAGACTTAATTGAGTCATATAAGCTCTTGGGTACAAAATATGACATGGGATACCAACCCCTCATGCGTGAGGCTTTAAAAAGATTTGTTGAAGGTGAATTTAAGTTAATTGCTAGCGCAGCGCTTGAAAAGCAAAAGGGGATCAAACCAAGAGTCAACCCGATTAGAAAAATGAGAAAGGCTGCTTAAGCTTTATTTGGCTGGCAAGCAATTCATATAAAAACGCTTGATCTCTTGATCACAGCTCACATCCCTAGGCTCAATCGGCCTTTGCAATGATATGCCTTCAATGGTTTTACATCTACTCAGCGCCACATAGACTTGGCCTGAGGCAAATGCACCAGACGATAGATCTACTTTGACTTTATCAAGCGTCTTGCCCTGGCTCTTATGAATGGTAACCGCCCAAGCTAGCATTAAGGGAATCTGCACATAAGTACCAATAATGCTAGGCGAGATCTTTCCAGACATCATGTCGTGATCGTAACGATAGGATTCCCATTGATGTCCGGTGACTTCAACGGTATTGGAATAAGGGCCGTTTTTTACCATCACTTTTACTTTATCTGGGAGCATCTCTCGCACAACACCAATAGTGCCGTTCACCCAGCGTTTCGGAAAACCTGGATCTGCGGCGGTAAACATCACCTTTGCGCCCACCTTGAGGGCCAGATTATTGGCTGAAGGTAAGTTACGCTCATCGACATTGAACTTACCAGTCGTTTTGCCTGCATATACTTTGACTTCATTCGTAATAGCACGCAATCCAGCACCATTGATTTGATCTGCTCTGGCATTGGTAGTGGTGAGTGTGATGGTTTCTTCATCTGCCTCAATATCTTTGCGATAACACTGGGCATTCAGAATATCAATGGCTTCATCTACGTCGTGATTAATACGGATACGATTGAGAAGATCAGCAAAGTGTTCATCTTTTTGACGGAAGATCTTGGATAACTCCACCATGGTGACATCTTTACGATGCAGAGCCATGGCGCAGAAGAAATAAGGCCCCTCGTAACCACGATCAGCAAGTACTTGCATATCACTGCTCGACACTACTGGTGGCAACTGAAACAAATCCCCCACAAACATCACCTGAATACCGCCAAAGGGTTTACCTTTTTGTGGCCCGTTCTCGCGCAAGAACAAGTCCATTGCATCGACTACGTCTGCGCGCACCATCGAAATCTCATCAATGATGAGTAGACGTATATCTTTATAAAGGCGCTTATCGCGTAATGGCTTGATATCCTCTTCTGGAAAGATCAACCGAGGCGGCAATCTGAAGAAAGAGTGAATGGTAACGCCCTTCACTTGTAATGCCGCTACACCAGTTGGCGCTACAACGACAACATTACCGGGAATAGTGTCTCGAAGATAACCAATGAGGGTTGTTTTGCCAGTGCCCGCTTTGCCGCTGACAAAGATATAGGGATCATGGCGCTCAATGGCCTCGATCACCGCCTGGTAATCAGGGGTGACTTCAATCTCAGATGAATCTATTGCAGTACTAGTCATCCCCTATTGTTTCACGGCATCGGCAACACACCGAAATCCGATATACACCACCGCGATATCACCTGCTTTAGATTCCACATCAGACTCTTGCTGACGTTCTGGGCCATACCACCAGGAAGCGCCGCGAGTAATATAGCCGCCGTTACGCTCAGTAGCCGTCC
Above is a genomic segment from Polynucleobacter sp. MG-5-Ahmo-C2 containing:
- a CDS encoding BrnA antitoxin family protein, translated to MIAKKMKKVKIQNTADSWESGEVGRDIKYAKAVDKKIGIQIDDALGLQMISIRLEKDLIESYKLLGTKYDMGYQPLMREALKRFVEGEFKLIASAALEKQKGIKPRVNPIRKMRKAA
- a CDS encoding ATP-dependent RecD-like DNA helicase, coding for MTSTAIDSSEIEVTPDYQAVIEAIERHDPYIFVSGKAGTGKTTLIGYLRDTIPGNVVVVAPTGVAALQVKGVTIHSFFRLPPRLIFPEEDIKPLRDKRLYKDIRLLIIDEISMVRADVVDAMDLFLRENGPQKGKPFGGIQVMFVGDLFQLPPVVSSSDMQVLADRGYEGPYFFCAMALHRKDVTMVELSKIFRQKDEHFADLLNRIRINHDVDEAIDILNAQCYRKDIEADEETITLTTTNARADQINGAGLRAITNEVKVYAGKTTGKFNVDERNLPSANNLALKVGAKVMFTAADPGFPKRWVNGTIGVVREMLPDKVKVMVKNGPYSNTVEVTGHQWESYRYDHDMMSGKISPSIIGTYVQIPLMLAWAVTIHKSQGKTLDKVKVDLSSGAFASGQVYVALSRCKTIEGISLQRPIEPRDVSCDQEIKRFYMNCLPAK